In a single window of the Rhineura floridana isolate rRhiFlo1 chromosome 3, rRhiFlo1.hap2, whole genome shotgun sequence genome:
- the GPR182 gene encoding G-protein coupled receptor 182, with the protein MGEPEPLFPFNEYGEYHNLTELVHLLNYTFNHCHLELNENIKRVFLFVLYLIIFVVGLVENLLVIWVNWQTRSHKNLVNLYIFNMAIADLGMILSLPVWMLEVMLNYTWLWGRFLCHFTHYFYFANMYSSIFFLTCLSIDRYVSLTASSHFWHQHQHLVRRIACCCIWAFAAILPLPEVAHMELIEDIEPVCFFMAPLETYNEWALALTFLTAFIGFLIPFSIMAVFNILTARHIKRGNKPEGKKHCRLIYAYIAVFLVSWLPFHLVLFLLMLEGTSIFLHCHLIQFLYFFYDIIDCFTLLHCVVNPILYNFLSKNFRGKLISAVVRYIPKDQMDQNGGESSSSNTQHSIVITKENISPN; encoded by the coding sequence CACTTGGAGCTGAATGAGAACATAAAGCGGGTGTTCCTCTTTGTCCTCTACCTCATCATCTTTGTGGTGGGGTTGGTGGAGAACCTCTTGGTCATCTGGGTAAATTGGCAGACTCGAAGCCACAAGAACCTGGTCAACCTCTACATCTTCAACATGGCCATTGCAGACTTGGGGATGATCCTTTCCTTACCTGTCTGGATGCTGGAAGTCATGCTCAATTACACCTGGCTCTGGGGACGCTTCCTTTGCCACTTCACCCACTACTTTTACTTTGCCAACATGTACAGCAGCATCTTCTTTCTCACCTGCCTCAGCATTGACCGCTATGTGTCCTTGACGGCCTCCTCCCACTTCTGGcaccaacaccagcaccttgtgCGGCGCATTGCTTGCTGCTGCATATGGGCCTTTGCTGCCATCCTTCCTTTACCAGAGGTGGCCCACATGGAGCTAATTGAGGATATCGAGCCAGTGTGTTTCTTCATGGCCCCCCTTGAGACCTACAATGAATGGGCCCTGGCTCTCACCTTTCTCACTGCCTTCATTGGCTTCCTCATTCCCTTCTCCATCATGGCAGTCTTCAACATACTGACAGCCAGGCACATCAAGCGCGGCAACAAGCCCGAGGGCAAGAAGCACTGCCGCCTCATCTATGCTTACATTGCCGTCTTCCTTGTCAGCTGGCTGCCATTCCACCTGGTTTTGTTTTTACTGATGCTCGAAGGCACCAGCATCTTCCTCCACTGCCACTTGATTCAATTCCTCTACTTCTTCTATGACATCATAGACTGCTTCACCCTCCTCCATTGCGTGGTCAACCCCATCCTGTACAACTTCCTAAGCAAGAACTTCCGAGGCAAGCTCATCTCTGCTGTGGTCAGGTACATCCCCAAAGACCAAATGGATCAAAACGGGGGAGAGAGTTCCTCCTCTAACACGCAGCATTCCATTGTCATCACAAAAGAGAACATCTCACCAAATTAA
- the ZBTB39 gene encoding zinc finger and BTB domain-containing protein 39 yields MGMRIKLHSTDHPNNLLKELNKCRLSETMCDVTIVVGSRTFPAHRAVLACAAGYFQNLFLNTGLDVARTYVVDFITPANFEKILNFVYTSELFTDLINVGVIYEVAEKLGMDDLLKACHSTFPDLENSANTKQPSVSGESRASGALAEPNHSLSEIRNSGEHLGTERSCNMLGEAAGGYKEDPANEASHNVMHPQTPKMEEQESPAQFTAAMSIMTQAGLSNVSMAVQTTVNSCQPYKLQSNGDYSKSNFFASDASLDITTGSNSCPSNSDHSKDQGFGQMDELQLEDLGEEDLHFEDPSEELGAAEEVIELSDDSEEELSFENDSRDNKAMPCQVCKKVLEPNIQLIRQHARDHVDLLTGNCKVCETHFQDRNSRVTHVLSHIGIFLFSCDMCETKFFTQWQLSLHRREGVFDSNIIIHPSDPLIGKVSLFSGDLACAACGKPLAKDFHMVRGHILDHVNLKSQTCGVCDQRHLNPCSLMWHTLSHLGISVFSCSICANSFVDRHLLEKHMAVHQSMEEALFRCHYCGQAFKLEAAYRYHVSQHKCSSSLDLVRPSFGDRLHQQALQKRKLTEEFLSEDVALQSQPGNSKYSCKVCGKRFAHTSEFNYHRRIHTGEKPYQCKVCHKFFRGRSTIKCHLKTHSGALMYRCTVCGHYSSTLNLMSKHIGVHKGSLPPDFTIEQTFMYIIHSKDTEKNTDS; encoded by the coding sequence ATGGGCATGAGGATCAAGCTTCACAGCACTGACCACCCCAACAACCTGCTGAAGGAACTTAACAAATGCAGGTTGTCAGAGACCATGTGCGATGTTACCATTGTGGTTGGTAGTCGTACTTTCCCTGCACACAGGGCAGTGCTGGCATGTGCAGCAGGCTATTTCCAGAACCTTTTCCTCAATACAGGTCTGGATGTTGCCCGCACATATGTGGTGGATTTCATTACTCCAGCCAACTTTGAAAAGATCCTGAACTTTGTCTATACCTCAGAGCTCTTTACAGACCTGATCAATGTGGGGGTCATTTACGAGGTTGCTGAAAAATTGGGCATGGATGATTTGCTGAAGGCCTGCCATTCCACATTCCCAGACTTGGAAAACTCAGCCAACACTAAACAGCCTTCTGTCTCAGGTGAAAGCCGGGCAAGCGGTGCTTTGGCTGAGCCGAACCATTCTCTGAGTGAAATCCGAAACAGTGGGGAGCACCTGGGAACAGAGCGGAGTTGCAATATGCTTGGTGAAGCCGCAGGTGGCTACAAAGAAGATCCTGCAAACGAAGCTAGCCATAACGTAATGCATCCGCAGACTCCCAAAATGGAAGAGCAGGAATCGCCAGCACAGTTTACTGCTGCGATGAGTATTATGACACAGGCTGGTCTCAGCAACGTCAGCATGGCTGTTCAAACCACTGTGAACTCTTGCCAGCCTTATAAGCTCCAGAGCAATGGGGACTACAGTAAAAGCAATTTTTTTGCCTCTGATGCTTCACTGGATATAACAACAGGCAGCAACTCTTGCCCTAGCAATAGTGATCATTCCAAAGACCAGGGCTTTGGGCAGATGGATGAGCTACAGCTAGAAGATCTGGGGGAAGAGGATCTACATTTTGAAGATCCCAGTGAGGAGCTAGGTGCTGCAGAGGAAGTGATTGAGCTGAGTGATGACAGTGAAGAAGAGCTATCCTTCGAGAATGACAGCCGGGATAACAAAGCTATGCCCTGTCAAGTATGCAAAAAGGTTTTGGAGCCCAACATACAGCTGATCCGCCAACATGCTAGGGACCATGTGGACCTCCTGACTGGCAACTGCAAGGTCTGTGAGACCCATTTCCAAGACAGGAACTCCAGAGTCACCCACGTCCTGTCTCACATTGGGATATTCCTCTTCTCTTGTGATATGTGTGAGACTAAGTTTTTCACCCAATGGCAGCTCAGTCTCCACCGCCGAGAAGGGGTGTTTGACAGTAACATTATCATCCATCCCAGTGACCCACTCATAGGGAAAGTCAGCTTGTTCAGTGGGGATTTAGCATGTGCTGCCTGTGGAAAACCCCTTGCCAAGGATTTTCACATGGTTCGGGGCCACATCTTGGACCATGTGAACTTGAAAAGCCAAACATGCGGGGTGTGTGACCAGCGGCATCTCAATCCCTGCAGCTTAATGTGGCACACACTTTCCCATTTGGGCATTTCTGTTTTTTCTTGCTCCATTTGTGCCAACAGTTTTGTGGACAGGCACCTCCTGGAGAAACACATGGCAGTCCACCAAAGCATGGAGGAAGCCCTCTTTCGGTGTCACTACTGTGGCCAGGCTTTTAAGCTGGAAGCTGCTTACCGCTACCATGTGAGCCAGCACAAGTGTAGCTCTAGCTTGGACCTGGTCCGGCCCAGTTTTGGTGACCGGCTCCACCAGCAAGCTCTGCAGAAGAGGAAGCTGACGGAGGAGTTCCTCAGTGAGGATGTGGCTCTTCAGAGCCAACCTGGGAACAGTAAGTATAGCTGCAAGGTGTGCGGAAAGAGGTTTGCCCACACAAGCGAATTCAATTACCACCGGcggatccacacaggggagaagccttaTCAGTGCAAAGTGTGCCACAAGTTCTTCCGTGGGCGTTCCACCATCAAGTGCCACCTGAAGACACACTCTGGGGCCCTCATGTACCGGTGCACAGTTTGTGGCCACTACAGCTCCACTCTTAACCTTATGAGCAAGCATATAGGTGTGCACAAAGGCAGCCTTCCGCCTGACTTCACCATTGAGCAAACTTTCATGTACATCATCCATTCCAAAGATACGGAGAAAAACACAGACAGCTGA